CCACGGCCTTCGGGGCCTCCTTGGCCACCGCTGCGGAAACCCCTGCCCCACCTCCCAGGAAGCTGTGCAGGAGCACGTGGTGCTCATCCAACGCGAGCTGCGAGCGCAGGGGCTCGAAGTCCATCACTCCGATCGGGCACAGCCCCATCTTGTGGGAAGGGGCAGCACTCATCAGCAACTGGGCGATGTAGCCCGCCTCCAGCATGCAGAAGTCCCGAGCCATGCTCCCGTACAGAGGCTGGATTGCACTCAGCTTTCCGACAAGGAACACAGAGAACGCAGCGGCATCGAAGACCGGCCGGTTACGGGATGCGTGCTGGCTCCGGTCCATGGCCGCATCCGCGGTCAGCAGCACGAGCTCGTGACGCTTCGGATGGTAGTAGTAGGTCCCTCCCGCAAGCCCCTCCACACGCCCTGGCTTCACGTGCAGGTAGACCTGCACCGGATAGAGCCCACCGGCCGATGCGTACCGGTACTTGGGCATCATGGAGTCTTCGAGAGTGATCGGCATCAAATAGCTCAGCAACTCGCTGAGCCGCTCCAGAGAAACGGGCTCGGAAAGAAACGACTGAGCACTCTGCCGCTCCATGTACTTCTTGCGGAAAGCCTCATCGAACTCCGGCTTCTTGAGCTGAACCTGTCCCCGGCTGCCTGCATCCGGGCGCAAGTTGTGGTGCTTCAGCTTGAACTCCAGGCGTTCCACGGGATCGGTGATCAACCCAGCGCTCTGACCACCGTCCAAGGAGCTGTACTCATCGACAAGCTTCGGAGCGGCCTCCAGGGAGAGCGTGTTCGCCGGAGGAGGACTCACCGAGGGAGGATTCGCCGTCGATTCACCCGGGACGACATACGCCACGAGGCGCCGGGTCCCTCCGGGCTTCCCAACGGCGTTGACCACCGAGGAGCGCACCGATGGATGCGAGTCGAGCGCGGCTTCGATCTCACCGAGCTCGATGCGATAGCCCTGGATCTTGACCTGGAAGTCCTCCCGGCCGAGGAACTCGATGTTGCCATCGGGCATGAAGCGGCCCAGGTCCCCCGTCGCGTATAGGCGCTCACCCGTCTTCGGATGAATGATGAAGCGTTCGGCGGTACGAACCGGATCACGGTAATAGCCGAGCGAGAGGCCAATGCCGCCAATGTACATCTGGCCTGCAACCCAGTCCGGGCAGGGCTCCAGCGCCTCATCCAGCACGTAGAAGCGCTGATTCACCATCGGCCGACCGTACGGAATGCTGCGCCAGCCAGGAGCCACATCGCCGATCCGGTACAGGATGGACCAGATGGAGGCCTCGGTCGCTCCACCGAGGCTGACCAGCTCGGCGTTCTTGGACAGAGCGCGGATGCGGCCGGGCAGCGTGACCGGAATCCAGTCACCGCTCATCAAGACCAGGCGCAGCGAGTCCGGCAAGCGAAGACCGCTTCCCTCGGAGAACTCGATGAGCATGTCCATCAACGCGGGGACCGAGTTCCAGATCGTCACCCCCGTCTTCTCCAGCAGCACCTGCCACCGTCCGGGATCTCGCGACGTGCCGGGCTCCGGCATCACGATGGCGCCGCCCGCGGCGAGGGCCCCGAAGATGTCGTACACCGACAGGTCGAAGCTGAGTGACGAGAGCGCCAGCACCCGGTCCTGGGGACCCACCTGGAAGCGCTCATTCATGTCGAGGAGCGTGTTCACCGCTCCCCGGTGGTCGATCATCACGCCCTTGGGACGGCCCGTCGAGCCCGAGGTGTAGATGACGTAGGCCAGACCATTGCCCTGAACCGGCGACAAAGCACCCTTGGGCGCCTCGAGAAGCTCATCGCGATCCACCGCGAGCCGACGGAGCCCCTCAGGCCAACGGAGCGATGTCTCCAGGGCAGATTGCGTGAGCACCACCTCGGCTCGCGCCTCCTCCAGCAAGCCGTGGAGCCGCTCAGACGGCAAGGAGGGAGACAACGGCAAGTAGGCGGCTCCGGCGCGAAGGATGGCGAGCGCGGCGACCACCTGCTCCACTCCCTTTTCGGCAACGATCGCCACGAGCTGGCCTGGCTTGGCACCCTGTGCGGTGAGCCACGCTGCGATCCGGGCCGAACGACGCTCGAGGTCCCCATAGGAGAGAACCTGCTCACCCGAGATGACCGCGACAGCCTCTGGCTGACGCTCGGCCTGACGCAGGAAGAGCGATTCGATCCGCTCCGACGACACCGGCCGCTCGGTGGCGTTGTACTCGGCACGGCTCGCCATCTGCGCGGGCAGAAGCGGCTGCATCGAGGGTGCATCCCATGCCGAGGCGTCGCTGGAGAGACGGCGCAAGAGCCGTCCATAGGTCTCGAAGACGGCTTCGATCAGACCTGCGGGAAAGAGGGCATCAACAGAGTCCCAGCTGTAATAGATGCCTCCATCCAGCTCGAAAACCTGGTGATCGAGCCACACCTGGGGCGTCTGAGAGATGACGTCGACAATCTTCACGCCCTCGGAAACGCTCAACGAGCGTCCCGTCTCCGAGATCAGGCTCGTGAACACATAGGGCATCGCGGTCCCGGCATCCCATCGGCCGAGGCGAATTGCTTCCCGCAGGACCTTCACACTCGAGACGGCCGAGTGCTCCAGGTCTTCCATCAACTGTCCCTGGAGCCGCCGCGCCCGGGCGGCAAAGGATTCGGGCTTCGAGCCATCCAGTTCGAGCAGGATTCCCGAGGTAAAGTCCCCGACGATCCTCTCCACATCCTCGATCAGCGGCAGCCGGTTGAAGAGGGTCAGGTTGAGCGTGAGACGGTTGCTCCGGCTGAAGGCGCGAAGCGTTTCACCATAGGCGGCGCACAAGGCCATGGACGCCGTGATCCCCGCGGCCTTGGCATGGTTCCGGAAGGCGCGCCAGGAGGCTTGATCCAGCCCTGCCTTGCGGCGCACGAAGTGGTGCTGCCCCTTCACGTCCGTGTCATTCACGAGCGGCAGATCGGGGGCGTTGGGCATCTTCTCGAGCCGACCTCGCCAGTACGCAAGCGACTTCTGATAGGCCCGGGCCCCCGGGTCGGCGCGTTGCGCGGCCAGGAGGCAGTAGTCCCGGAAGGTCCGCTTGAAAGGCACCAGCGGCGCTTCCGGATTCCGGTACAGCGAAGCGCACTGCTCGATCAGGATCTGGACGCTGAACGCATCGGCCGTGAGGAGATCGAAACTGATGTGCAGGTGAACCCGCCCGCCCGACACCTTCGAGGCCCGCACGTCGAACAGAGGAAAGCGGTCCGTCGGAAGCACCTGGTGGGAGAGCTCTGCGCGGATGGCCTCGAAATGCGCCTCCAGCTTCTCGCCTGGCGCTCCAGCAAGGTCATACACGGTGAGGGTGAAGGGGGGCACCTTCTCCAGCACCGCCTGCTCGCCCGTCGGGAGCACCACCATGCGGAGCATGTCGTGGTACTCGATGAGGCGCTGGAGGATGTTCTCCAAGCGCGGCAGATCGAGCGCATCGAACGCAAGTTCGAGATAACTGTGCGCCGCGACGCCGCCCTCATCGAAAGCCCCCTGCCTGCCCACCCAGTAGGCATTCTGGATGTCGGTGAGCGGGAACGGAGCGAAGCGTGACGCAGCCTCGGGCGGGCTCGCTGCGGCCTGGAGATTCGCGGTGCGGCTCGAGGAGCGCAGGTGCTCCAGGAGCTGCTCCTTCCGGTCTTTCAATGCCGTGCGCAGCTCCGGCGTGAGGTGGCCGGGCGGTGCGCGGAACCGCAGCGCATCCCCCTCAATCCAGAGCTCAATGCCCTTCTGCTGAAGGTAGACGATGAACTCGGACGTACTCATAGAGACCCTTCCTCCCACGCAATGCCGCCACCCACGAGGCCATGGAGATACACGTGCTCCTCTTCAAGCCGGAACGCCTTGCACAAATCCTCGAAGCGCAGGTCCTCGAGCTGGCAAAGCCCCAGGTCTCCCTCTGCCGCCCTCATCTCGAGAAGCTGCGCCATCAGACCCGCTTCGATCAGCGCCAGATCCCGCCACTTGTCTCCGTAGCGCTGGGAAATGGCCCGCCGTTCACCGACCAGGAAGAGCGAGAACGCCGAGCGCTCGGCCATCGGCGCGTTGGCAGAAGCGTGAAGCGCCGCCGGGAGCGTTCCTGCTCCTCCCAGCTGAACGAGCGTGTGCCGAAGCGGATCGTAGTAGTAGGCGCCTGCTTCGAGTCCTCGGACACGTCCCGGTGCGATGGAGAGGTAGGTCTGTACCCCGTAGATTCCGCCCGCCGAGCCGTACTGATACTTGAGCTGTCCATCCACCTTGAGCGGAGAGAGACAGGACAACAGCCGACTGAGTACCTGTGCCTCCATCGGCTCTGCGGAGAAGGTCCGGTGGCTGACCCGCTTGAAATAGCGCTGGCGCCACTCTTCGTCCTCGGGAGGTGCCGCCAGTTGCGCCGTCACCGCTCCCGCGTCGAAGCGCCGGATGGCAGCAGGACTCAGAGCCGAATCCTGGCTCTCGCGTGCCTCTTCCACCGGCTGGCGCTCAACGTAATAGGCCGCGATTTCAGAAGCATTCCGAAGCGAGAGAAGCTCGGTGATCGTAGGGCGGCTTCCAAACTCCTGCTCCAGCATCATCGAGAGCTTGATGAGCTCCACCGAAGTGGCTCCCAGTTGGAGAAGCCCCGCATCCGGCTCGATCTCCGGGCGCTTCAACACCTCGGCGACCAGGCGGGTGATGGCCGACAGGATCTTCCCCGCTCTCGCATCCGCGAAGCCCGAAGGACGCGAGGGCTGGAGCACAGGCTCTGGCAGGGCCTTGCGATCCACCTTGCCGTTGGCCGACAAGGGCAGTTCCTTCAAATGGACGAAGACGGCAGGCACCATGTACTGGGGCAGAGCCGCGCCCAGGAAGGCCCTCAACACCTCGTCCGAGGGAGTCTCCTGCCCTTCGATGGGAACGATATAGGCGACGAGCCGTCTCGAGGTCCGCTCGCCAGGAGCCGCGACCACCGCTTCCCGGATCGAAGGATGGTGCAGGAGCACGGCTTCGATCTCGCCAAGCTCGATGCGGTGTCCGGCGATCTTGACCTGGAAATCCTTGCGGCCAAGGAACTCAATCTCTCCTTCGGGAAGGAAGCGGCCCAGATCACCCGTGCGGTAGAGGCGCTCTCCCGTGTGGGGATGCTGGAGGAAGCGCGCACGCGTCGTCTCCTCATCACGGAAATAGCCCTGCGCCAGACCCACGCCTCCGATGTAGAGGTCTCCCGGCACATAGTCTGGACGCGGCGCCATCTTCTCATCGAGCACGTAGAAGCGCTGGTTCAGCATCGGCCGACCGTAGGGAATGCTTCGCGCCGCGGGATCGACTCGCCCAATCGGGTGAATGATCGACCAGATCGATGCCTCCGTCGCGCCACCGAGGCTGATGACCCGGATGTCGCGGGACAACCGGCGGATCCGGTCCGGCAAGGTCACGGGAATCCAGTCACCGCTCAGCAGCACCAGACGCAGGGTCTCGGGGAGTAGCTCACCCCGGGCCTCGACCTGGTCCACGAGCATCTCCATCAACGTTGGAACCGAGTTCCAAATGGTCACGCCCTGCTGACGGATCATCTGCAGCCAGTGCGCGGGATCCCGCGTGGCCTCGGGCTGGGGCAGGACGATCGCGGCACCGGCCGCCAGGCTTCCGAAGATGTCGTACACCGACAAGTCGAAGCTGAGTGCCGAGAGGGCAAAGACGCGGTCCGCCGGGCCCACCCCGAAACGCTCGTTGATGTCGAGAAGAGTGTTTGCCGCAGCCCGGTGCTCGATCTTCACCCCCTTGGGCCGTCCCGTCGAACCCGAGGTGTAGATGCAGTAGGCCAAGTCCGAGGCAGCACGCGCAGGCAAGCGCGGCGGCGCACCACGGGCCGTGTCGGCAATGGCCACGACCCGGACGTTCTCTGGCCACGAAAGCCGCTCCGCCAGATGGCTCTCGGTGAGAACCACCTTGACCTGTCCCTCTTCGAGCAGAAGCCGACGGCGCTCTTCGGGAAGCGCGGGATCGATCGGGAGATAAGCGGATCCCGCCAGATGAATGGCGGTCACCGCAACAATTTGCCGCCACCCCTTCTCCAGCACGACAGCCGTCAGCTCATTGGGCTGCGCGCCCAGCTCGGCGAGGTGCGTCGCGAGAGAGCCTGCCTGGCCGAGCAGCTCCGCGTAGCTCATCTTCCACGCAGGCTCCAGGATGGCCACCCGCTGAGGCCCCTGCTCCGCCTGAGCCAAGAAGAGCCCGTCGAGGCGGGTCTCGGG
This genomic window from Stigmatella ashevillena contains:
- a CDS encoding non-ribosomal peptide synthetase codes for the protein MNAPALISELTRIGVELKVEDESLRVRAARGVITPELQKLIAAHKAEMIDLLRPKAPAPDAAQQFEPFPLTDIQETYFVGRGTDFGLSGISCHLYHELDTRGMDVAKLSRAWQRLIEQHVMLRSVVLATGEQRVLESVPPFSIPVLDLRGQAPAAVEAKLAEIRQQLSTRSTPPGQWPTFELRATLLDEGRTRIHFDFDAITADASAVLTLLEEWREFYLSPDRPLKPVPVTFRDHVLAEVAARNTDSFRQAEAYWNARLKDMPDAPVLPVATEPERLMRPAFRRLSGRLDAARWARLKERAANAGLTASGVVCAAFAEVLGVWSEAPRFTLNLTLFRRLPIHPEVDRLLGDFTTNVLLEVDRSAETFTARAVRLRDQLAEDLEHTHFSGVRVMRQRAQMKKGNGAIMPVVFTSLLGHRSRVPGGGSPFSWLGEVVYAITQTPQMWLDHQVREEGGALYCHWDSPEGLFPEALLEGAFEAYTDLLGRLADDSALWEETHVVRLPEAQRARRETYNATAASIPETRLDGLFLAQAEQGPQRVAILEPAWKMSYAELLGQAGSLATHLAELGAQPNELTAVVLEKGWRQIVAVTAIHLAGSAYLPIDPALPEERRRLLLEEGQVKVVLTESHLAERLSWPENVRVVAIADTARGAPPRLPARAASDLAYCIYTSGSTGRPKGVKIEHRAAANTLLDINERFGVGPADRVFALSALSFDLSVYDIFGSLAAGAAIVLPQPEATRDPAHWLQMIRQQGVTIWNSVPTLMEMLVDQVEARGELLPETLRLVLLSGDWIPVTLPDRIRRLSRDIRVISLGGATEASIWSIIHPIGRVDPAARSIPYGRPMLNQRFYVLDEKMAPRPDYVPGDLYIGGVGLAQGYFRDEETTRARFLQHPHTGERLYRTGDLGRFLPEGEIEFLGRKDFQVKIAGHRIELGEIEAVLLHHPSIREAVVAAPGERTSRRLVAYIVPIEGQETPSDEVLRAFLGAALPQYMVPAVFVHLKELPLSANGKVDRKALPEPVLQPSRPSGFADARAGKILSAITRLVAEVLKRPEIEPDAGLLQLGATSVELIKLSMMLEQEFGSRPTITELLSLRNASEIAAYYVERQPVEEARESQDSALSPAAIRRFDAGAVTAQLAAPPEDEEWRQRYFKRVSHRTFSAEPMEAQVLSRLLSCLSPLKVDGQLKYQYGSAGGIYGVQTYLSIAPGRVRGLEAGAYYYDPLRHTLVQLGGAGTLPAALHASANAPMAERSAFSLFLVGERRAISQRYGDKWRDLALIEAGLMAQLLEMRAAEGDLGLCQLEDLRFEDLCKAFRLEEEHVYLHGLVGGGIAWEEGSL